The Porites lutea chromosome 9, jaPorLute2.1, whole genome shotgun sequence sequence CGCGCGTGAGCTCAAGTGTGCGGTCTCCGGAAACATCCAATCACATTTCGCGTTACGTAATGCCCTAATGGTAATGAGTGCAATCTAATTTGTAATTCACCTGTCACGGCATACACACGCACGTGTATTTTGCCGGATGTACATGGAGTAAATAAACTAGGCATTGACCCAACGACTCAGTCCGTGATCGGCAGTCTATGTTTCAAGTTCTCAAATTTTTCATCTACGAATCTGATCGAACATATTGCTATGGAGTTGCTCACTGCAGCAAGCCCAGAGAGCTTTCATGgtaagaaagttgttgtttgtttgatgCTAGCATTTTTACCGGCGATGCAACGGTTAACCCGGTTAGGAGCGAGAGGGCGCTTTGAAATGTACAACGTGGTCGTTGTAATTTAAACCATAGTAAATTGCTTTAGTTATCAGTCATAATTGACATCACAAAGCATTCTTAACGGCATAGagtaaaatataagaaaaatgttGGCAAGCGGCaagttaaaataatttaaagcacaAGCTTTCATACCGTTACTGCAACCTTTCCCTATAAACGGCAAGGGGAGGGTCGCGCTTGTATAGTCTTAATTACAAAtagttaaaatttattttcttcgaATGGACTACCTTACCCGTGCTTTACATGGAAGATCCACTGAAAATTCTAGCAATATTTTTAGTCTTAGTTGTGTTAATTCTACCATTCCTTCCTATATTGACTAAGAACTCGTAATGGCAGTCACGAGTACTGATACTGCACAGGGGAGGGGAAAGGAGACGAAATTTTAGAAGGGAACGGAGGGGATATGCTGATATGCAATTGTATTAGAATTCACACCAACTTGAAAAATTGGCCTTTTGGGGGCGGGTGGGGGGCATTGGGTGTTGATTACCAGTGGATGAGATTCTGATCtgaattttatttctccttAAGGATATATCTTTGATTCCTCATATATAGTGCTCGTAGAAGTAAAGAAGTTACACTGTAAATGTCCGGTCGTAAACAAATGTCATGATTTAGACCATAACAATGTGAGCCACTGAGAATTACCATTTTGAAACACACGTTGACGAAAGATAATAAATATTGTTCATGTGACAATTTGAGCATCCTATCAGCCAATCAGTgaccttcttttgtttttacgcCAACTTTGTACTACCTTTGTGTTCATTACAATTTTTTGAAGAGAGAACGAAACCAAAAGGGCTTGACTGGTGTTTATGTAATATTgtattttttgaaataatttgttAATGCAAATTACCTGGTGTTTGTTCACATGTCTAGAACAAAGAGAATTATTATACGTGAACGTTTGGAGACATAGATTGGACAATATTTTTGTACTGTAATAGAGATCCAGCTGCAATCCTTCTCTGCTTCAACTTCTGAGATATTGGTGTGGCACTTGAAGATTAATTCCATATCTCTGCGTGCTCATGTATCATTCACTACATGCTCAGTGGTACCGTAAGAACTGCCCATAGGGCAACAGTGTGAAGAGGATAAGCTCTTATAATCGGATTAAGTAGAACCAAATGTTTTGATGCATATCTGCTGGCACAGTGGTGGAGCCATGATTTCTAACAGAGGGGTCAAATTAAGTGACACTGTTTTTATGTCTAGACTTCTTTGTTGCTATAAATTTTATTCTCACAAAATCAAGTATGCATTTTTCTACATACCTTTTCAGGGCCGTAGCTAGCATGAGGCAAGACGAGGCAGTTGCCTCATCTtagttttgccctttttttttttttggagaaacGTTTAACTGAGAAAATAATCCCTAGAAATAAGTGGATTGGTTAAGATAAAACCAGGAAATATAAGGTGGATGAATTGCGGGGAAAAGCATTTTAATGAGGTTAATTCGTTTCATGTGGACTGTGagtaacagtttttcaaatgctttaaaatgcaGATGGTCATTTACTTGGCACCAGCAGTATCACCAAGCAATAAATAAGTGAATTTCTACACTTGCCCAAGATTgacttttctgaagaaaaatgcCACGGAAAATGCTTAAAAGAGCATTTCTGAGCCgctagatttcaaaattttaatggggggggggggggcatgcccccagacccccctagaggCTTGTGCCTTCAGTGCTCGAAACTTGCCTCGCCTTGTGCTGGCTATGGCCCTGCTTTTGGTAGTAACAATTTCAGTCTCAAAGCAAAACATCATTGGAATACTAGGAAATTGTGTATATTGACAGATGCATTCAAGGGGGGTCCTTACCTCCTTGTAGATCTGGCACTGTGGCCTCTGTACTGGATGACATACCAAGGCCAAAAGAGTTACTTTTCTTTGGCACTTAATTAGTTTAGGAGCTTCACGGAGTCCTCATATACCTTTCCTGCTTCCATAGAGTATTTTCTACCCATATTTACCTCAATTtctaaataaaaatttgttccGACAACTCCCGAACATTACCGAAGATGTTTCAATGATTTCCGAAGGTTACCGTATGTAGCAGTGGAAAGCGCTTGGACTAACCAAATGGAAGAAAACTTAGCCTTATTTAGTAATTCATGCTAACACTGATTCTTTTCCCCACAGATGAGGAATGTTTCCGTTTTCAGCAAGGAGACGATAGCGGTCTAAGTTCCTGTCCTTCGACCCCCACGACGACAGAAGACAACGAATCTCtttcagatatatttgattTGAGCTCTTCTTTGTGTGATAGTCTGAACTTGAGCCTCTTCGATGGCGATCTTCCGAACAAATTGCTCACtcatattaaaattaaaaccgAAGACGACGTCAACGATGAACTGTGGCAGCCAGTCCCCGGAACACCGTCTTGTATCGTCAACAACAGTTCGAGTTTCTTGGACTCGCTCGATTTTGGAGTAATAGACGAACTGTTTGGCCCAACGGTAGACCCAAGGGATATTTTTAAAGCCATTGAAAAGCCTTCTCTGAGAGAGATTGTCTCCTCGGAGATACTAGCTGATGTGACAAATTCTGTTACTTGCTCAAACATTTCTTCACCTGTCGCCGAAGTGGTGACTACTCCGAGAGACACTCCTGAAGAAATCGAGCAGAACATTTTCAAACGCGAACTTAGAACGAGGCGAAAGAGAGTGCAGTTAAATATTGATCACGATTATTGTAAATCTGCGGAGCTGAATGATTCGGAGGACGAGCTCAAGGCTGATGAGGAAAGCGATGAGGTGTCAGATGATGATGAAGACTACACGGCTCCATGCCCGGCGAAGAAATCCCGCAAAACGAAATCAAACTCTGTCGAGAAAGGCAAAGGCAAAGACGCTAAATACTGGGAGAGGCGCCAGAGAAACAATTTAGCGGCCAAGCGATCTCGCGAGGCAAAACGCGCGCGAGAAATACAAATCGCTAAAAAGTCTGTTGCGCTGGAGAAAGAAAACGCTAATTTAAAGAAACTAGTCCGGAAGCTTAAAGCGGACATTAAAAAGGCTGAAAAGAAATTGCGCATTATGATATGAAAATAAGACTTCGAGAGCGGCCACAATAATCCGAGAACGAATTAAGCGAAGTATGACTCACAGAGATTGTGAGATGCCGGTATCGGCTAAACATCCGCCCAGGATAGTCATCCCCAAGCAATTATGTAGAAATGTGTTAATTTTCTCACATTACCTACATTCTTCAACATTTCCTCTCtgtttttcttgcctttttATTCTGTGAAATTGGCTAAGGCAGCTAAAATTCCCGCGCGGGATTATTTATTCTAGAAGCCTTTATGTAGACTCGGTTCTTCTGTTAAGTCGAGCCATAGCTCTGGAGACTATTGAAGTCGACTGGTTGCTCGCTTGTAAATCGGAGTATTCCTTGTTCTATAAATGAAGGTTTTGTGTAGCCTGGCACTAGGCTCCGCAGTGGGGTGAAACAGCAATTGAATCGGTGAGAAGTAGGCCGGGAGGGGGAAAGGGCGcccccctttcccctccccagactaccactaggctcgcttcgctctccaatttcttttcttctttttcctccaATGCGGAGCCTGTGCCTAGGATAGGGTTTGTTAAGCTTGGTTAACAATGAATTGAATGAAATTATTCGCGCGAATCACACCGTTTTGTGATCAGATGTATACTTTTCTAAACTTGTGCGATAATTTATTAAAGTTTTCAGAAGTCAAACTTACGAAGTGGTTGTAGTATTTTGCATGGTACACTATTGATGGGAACAAGGCTCCTTGTTGAAAAAAGGCGGAGGCAAAAATCGGTGGGATACAGCcgcctcctcaggcgcttcgtttttatcatggcagaggcgagcgcgaaacgcgagtgactggtgatgaaccgcaagggaccatgagAAGGGTATACGGCGGCAGGCGAAGCGTCTTACCCGTTACCTCCTTCCCGCATTCCTTTGCACGAACATTTTTATcgaaagagagacgtctggctACGAGGCAGGGTGGGatagggggaggggagaggcgGTAACGTTCTCGCTGCATTTCGTGTGCATCATCTCCGCGCACACGCAAGAACCCTCCCCCGGGGGAGTGCATTCGAGCAGGGAAACGTCTGTATAGGCTAACGTAATTGGCTTGTTGCAGAGTTATTGGCGGAGGGCAGATGGGCGGCATCGAAGGAACGTCTCCAGGCTCAGCCCCCCCTTAAGTCCTCTACTCGGTTCACTAATCACTTCTCACTCGTccttttttccttaaaaacaagCCTGGTTCTACTGTACACAAAGTTTCGTTTCAGGGACCCGTGGTGTAAATACAACACCCTTGTATGCCGGAACCCAGGCACCAATCCTCCAGCACCAAGCGTCAACCGCTCCTTACGTATACTCTCCAGTGAGAAGTAGCCAAAAGTAGTGTCGCTTGTATGGTGGAAGACGTACCCACAACTCGAGCTCTGAGTCATGAGCAAAACAATCCAATAGACCAAATCATACAAGGCTTCGAGAAGGTTTGAGAAATAAGACAAAAGAATTTGTATAGATCATCATTGAATTGAAGGtgatatcttttaattttttactgcAAATTCCTACAAGCCTTCAAGCAACGTATGAATTTTGATAGATCGGCGTTGATTCAAAGAAAGTTTCCGCTGACGCGAAATGCGTCTTCCGACTTCTTACGATCCGGCCATTAACTGAAGTACCTAAGAAAAAGTGAGCGCAAAAATAGATATAATAAATATTGGGCTTTTTTAGTTAAAACTATCTTGAAAACTGCAATTCTGATTGGATTCCATTTTAATTTGCTGTCACAAAACACCTAGAAAAAGAGACCACCGACTCTGCTCACCGTCTACGCTATTTAtgatatttatatattttctcGTATTTTAATACCCTGGTGAATCAGTCCTCTAACCCgctcacaaaagaaatgaacTATGAGTCATGCAAACATGGAAAGGCTACAGCGCACAAAATAGAGAGTGGCGTAATACTAATTCCCAGCAGGACTTTCGCACTTTCAAGGTTGCACCTAATCACACCACATATCTCATGAACGGTGCACGTCGTGATTACTTCTCTAATGTTATCGCTGAGGCCAGCTCGAACCAGAGAAAGTTGTTTTTAACAACCAGTTCATTGCTATTTGAGCCGAATGATGTCTCGTTTCCAGATCACATACCTCCCGATAATCTGGCTAATTGGCaactattttgttttgaagattGAACGTATCAATGACTCACTGGACGCCCTTCAGTCATCTGAGTCTCTTGACGGCGATGACGATGCGTCCGCAGATAACATGGGCGCATGCGCAAACTGCGTTGATCCTGATCCGCGCGAATGTGCAGAGTTCCCAAACTTCAAGACCTTGACACAAGGCCAAGTTTCTTTAATTATTGGAAAGGCAGCCATGAAATCTTGTCCTTTAGATGCTGCACTTACATCTGTGGTTCTACAGGTTCCTGATAAACCGTTACCGGTAATCACCTGTATGATCAACATGTCGTTTGAATCTGGTCTGTTTGCAGAGGAATGGAGGTAGGCCCTCGCATTACCCACGTTAAAGAAGTGTGGTCTAGACATCGCGTACAAAAACTTTAGTCTAGTAAGCAATCTCCCGTGTGTCTCTAAGTTATCTGAAAGAGCAGCTGCTGATCAATTGATTGATCATATGACGATCTTAACAATGGACCGCACCTTGAGCTACAGTCGGCGTACAAGAAACATCATAGTACTGAATCAGCGCTTTTAAAAGTGAGGAACGATATCTTATTGAATATGGATGCGCAGAAGGTGACCTTAACTTGCTGGTTCTTTTAGATCTCAGCGCAGCTTTCGATACTGTACGCCACGACATCGTGCTGGATCGGTTAAGGTCAAGACTTGGTGTGACTGACCAGGCACTCATGATAAACTGGTTTACATCTTACATCTGACCGCACACAGCTTGTTGCAGTTAATGGAGGGCTGTCAGATACCTTAGAGAACGTGAATTCTGTGTTTGATCAGTAACAGGATGGTATCTATGTTTCTTTTAAGAAGGGTATCACAGCCTGCTATTTCCTTAGGTTGTGAAGATACAGCCTGATTTTCAAACACAATCAGAACGTTCGTAATTCCTGTATTACAGCAAATGATTTCGGTGAAGTGAACGACCGCAGTGCACACTGGTTGAAGGTGCCCCTTGAAGTGTCAAACTGTAACAGCGGTGTGGGGACattaaaataagttaaaaagaataaacaaataaataaattttttgattaattacagttaaagatgaaaaaataagaatgttaAGAAATAAGAAATTAGGAAAAACTATATACCTATGAGCAAATACGAAATTCGGGAGAACTATAGTGTACAAATGTAtccataatcatatttaaaaTCAAGACCTGCAAAGAGAACAGTGTGAGCAATTATTATCTTCTAATAGCATCACGCCAAGAtccacttttctgatgttatatttgaaAAAGGACAACGTGGAAGCTTGTTTAACGTTACTAGGAACAGAGCTCCATACCTTTTGGCCCATGTACCTGAgcgagtgctttccaaaggagacTGTACTGTGTTAAATCTGGGTATTTTGAAGTCATGATTGCCCAATTTATCATGATTGCAGGCTGTACAAATAGAGTGCTAATGTAAGTAGGGCTGATAGGgcacatgttgtttttaactttatacataAGAATAGCTGCGTCCTGTAGTCGCTGGTTATGTAGTGTAGATAGCCCGGACATAGCCGGATAGTAATTGACCATACGACGAATGTTTATCCCAACATCATAGCCCTTAACGCTCTTTATTGGATACGCTCAACGTCTAGAGTAGCGCGTTAGCACGGCAAAAATGCTGTATGAGATGACGGTAGGTTAAATACGGGATAACAGCTGCCTTATATAACTGTAACTTAGATTGTGTGGGTACCAGGTTCCTAAACCTCATGGGAACGCCTACCCTCTAGCTGCTCTTCTTAGAGATACTTACTTGTATGTTCATCAAGacgaaaatttcaaaagaaggttgagtttgatc is a genomic window containing:
- the LOC140947721 gene encoding uncharacterized protein, with protein sequence MELLTAASPESFHDEECFRFQQGDDSGLSSCPSTPTTTEDNESLSDIFDLSSSLCDSLNLSLFDGDLPNKLLTHIKIKTEDDVNDELWQPVPGTPSCIVNNSSSFLDSLDFGVIDELFGPTVDPRDIFKAIEKPSLREIVSSEILADVTNSVTCSNISSPVAEVVTTPRDTPEEIEQNIFKRELRTRRKRVQLNIDHDYCKSAELNDSEDELKADEESDEVSDDDEDYTAPCPAKKSRKTKSNSVEKGKGKDAKYWERRQRNNLAAKRSREAKRAREIQIAKKSVALEKENANLKKLVRKLKADIKKAEKKLRIMI